A genomic stretch from Longimicrobium sp. includes:
- a CDS encoding type II toxin-antitoxin system RelE/ParE family toxin, whose translation ILRDGIHELRITSTRVNYRVLYFFHGSTAVISHGCTKERTVPPREIRRAAEHKRRFATAPEGHTYREEH comes from the coding sequence TATCCTACGTGACGGCATTCACGAACTTCGGATCACCTCGACGCGGGTGAACTACCGCGTGCTCTACTTCTTCCACGGCTCGACCGCGGTCATTTCGCACGGGTGCACCAAGGAACGCACCGTGCCACCTCGCGAGATCAGGCGGGCAGCCGAGCACAAGCGTCGATTCGCGACTGCACCTGAGGGGCACACGTACCGGGAGGAGCACTGA
- a CDS encoding helix-turn-helix domain-containing protein, which translates to MDDVAQQGASGVLWRRYIKDDPARARAVERERINAEIAQLIYDRRTAAGLTQKQLADLIGTRQSVISRLEDADYEGHSLSMLQRIATALDQRLHVSMTPVDHTAAA; encoded by the coding sequence ATGGACGATGTAGCTCAGCAAGGCGCGAGCGGCGTGCTGTGGCGCCGCTACATCAAGGACGATCCCGCTCGCGCGCGCGCCGTTGAGCGGGAACGCATCAATGCCGAGATCGCGCAGTTGATCTACGACCGGCGGACCGCGGCGGGGCTGACTCAGAAGCAGTTGGCGGACCTCATCGGAACCCGCCAGTCGGTCATCAGCCGGCTGGAGGACGCGGATTACGAAGGGCACTCGCTCAGCATGCTGCAGCGGATTGCCACCGCGCTCGACCAGCGGCTACACGTCAGCATGACACCGGTTGACCACACGGCGGCAGCTTGA